From the genome of Dehalococcoidia bacterium, one region includes:
- a CDS encoding TasA family protein has product MKKILMSLLLVGVVVALMGGGLFAYFTDVEKSQNNSFQAGTLDMQIGDNNEGYGDVAVSASFTSPAALAPGDEFETSPVYFKNTGTIPIRYIFGTVTNLVQTGGTNPDAEGSSSADNIADYIKLVSYSEQATGSATFYEEAFDVTNANAYLLFWGLTQKGYITLADLLAANLAGSSVKTGLWCFDGGNDPTNPPLPVGGTAAIKFKFQLLPQTTNVYQGDLVTFDVYFTAAQTNELLDASITESVGL; this is encoded by the coding sequence ATGAAAAAGATTCTAATGAGCTTACTACTTGTGGGCGTGGTGGTGGCATTGATGGGTGGTGGTCTGTTCGCCTATTTCACTGATGTGGAAAAGAGCCAGAATAACAGTTTCCAAGCTGGAACCCTGGATATGCAAATTGGCGATAACAACGAAGGCTACGGAGATGTAGCAGTCAGCGCTAGCTTCACGTCCCCGGCTGCGTTGGCTCCAGGTGACGAATTCGAGACCAGTCCTGTCTATTTCAAGAACACCGGCACCATTCCGATCCGTTATATCTTTGGCACAGTCACCAATCTTGTCCAAACAGGCGGAACTAACCCTGATGCCGAGGGTTCTTCGTCAGCTGACAATATTGCGGACTATATCAAGTTGGTGTCCTATTCGGAACAGGCCACTGGCAGCGCAACGTTTTACGAAGAGGCATTCGATGTAACCAATGCCAATGCTTATCTGCTCTTTTGGGGCCTCACCCAAAAAGGATACATTACATTGGCCGATCTGTTGGCCGCCAATCTTGCCGGATCTAGCGTAAAAACCGGACTCTGGTGCTTCGACGGCGGTAATGATCCTACCAATCCACCCCTGCCAGTTGGTGGAACCGCAGCGATAAAGTTCAAATTCCAACTGCTACCACAGACTACCAATGTCTACCAAGGCGACTTGGTGACATTTGACGTCTATTTTACGGCAGCTCAGACCAATGAACTGCTTGACGCCTCAATTACAGAGTCCGTGGGACTATAA